A single genomic interval of Festucalex cinctus isolate MCC-2025b chromosome 16, RoL_Fcin_1.0, whole genome shotgun sequence harbors:
- the rbm4.1 gene encoding RNA-binding protein 4.1: MVKIFVGNLSPETTSDELRALFSQYGKIAECSILKSFGFVHMDSKAEAEEAIRNLHQYQLNGQAMNVELSRGKTRGSTKLHVGNIACSNQELRAKFEEYGVVVECDIVKNYAFVHMERMEDAMEAINQLDNTAFKGKLMSVKLSTSRLRTAPGMGDRSGCYRCGQEGHWSKECPLDQNGYHRNGSEPHSDGFDASRFDGRAQNRAYQAGFSGAEAEYGAGYAPVPGVSRGGAHSGNAAAFRAGPGFDNAARFGPHPGYGVSGSGAAYQTDGSYYGAVPGYPVRRSPYEERDPYGVVDYYGKYRANMYGAGYYEDQRAVPTPAATAASSAPVMRERAPPSSMDPYQVAQVPPAQIPVPPYVTRDRSPIRRVPAEGEGYTYPGSQIPTVATTANKYYL, from the exons ATGGTGAAAATATTCGTGGGGAACCTGTCTCCTGAGACCACCTCAGACGAACTGCGAGCGCTCTTCTCCCAGTACGGCAAAATCGCCGAGTGCTCCATTCTGAAGAGTTTCGGCTTTGTGCACATGGACAGCAaggcggaggcggaggaggCCATCCGCAACCTACACCAGTATCAGCTGAACGGCCAGGCCATGAATGTGGAGCTGAGCCGTGGCAAGACTCGAGGCTCCACCAAGCTCCACGTGGGCAACATCGCCTGCTCCAACCAGGAGCTGCGGGCCAAGTTCGAAGAGTACGGCGTGGTGGTGGAGTGTGACATAGTTAAAAACTATGcctttgttcacatggaacgcATGGAGGATGCCATGGAGGCCATTAATCAGTTAGACAACACTGCTTTTAAAG GCAAACTGATGAGCGTGAAGCTTTCGACTAGCCGCCTCCGTACTGCGCCGGGAATGGGAGACCGGTCGGGTTGTTATCGTTGCGGGCAGGAAGGCCACTGGTCCAAAGAATGCCCGCTAGATCAAAATGGCTACCACAGAAACGGCTCAGAGCCACACTCTGATGGATTTGATGCCTCGAGATTTGACGGGCGTGCTCAGAACCGGGCTTATCAAGCGGGCTTCAGCGGCGCGGAAGCGGAGTACGGCGCCGGCTACGCTCCTGTACCTGGCGTTTCCCGTGGTGGCGCTCACAGCGGCAATGCGGCGGCGTTCAGAGCGGGTCCGGGCTTCGACAATGCAGCGAGATTCGGGCCGCATCCAGGTTACGGCGTGTCCGGCAGCGGGGCCGCATACCAGACCGACGGCTCGTACTATGGCGCGGTGCCAGGCTACCCGGTGCGCCGGTCGCCTTACGAGGAGCGAGATCCGTACGGAGTTGTGGACTACTACGGGAAGTACAGGGCCAATATGTACGGCGCCGGTTATTACGAGGACCAACGCGCCGTACCCACGCCTGCTGCGACGGCGGCCTCTTCTGCACCTGTTATGAGGGAACGTGCTCCGCCGTCGAGCATGGACCCGTATCAGGTCGCTCAGGTCCCGCCTGCACAGATCCCGGTCCCCCCATACGTCACACGTGACCGGAGTCCGATTCGGAGAGTCCCCGCCGAGGGCGAAGGATACACGTATCCGGGGTCGCAGATCCCCACGGTGGCCACGACTGCCAATAAGTACTACCTCTAA
- the LOC144003952 gene encoding RNA-binding protein 4.1-like: MVKIFIGNLACNSSVDELRGLFEKYGKVTECDIVKNFGFVHMSSLADAEKAIENLNQHQLNGWRINVELSKGRPKSSTKLHVGNLGDGVTVDILQAKFEEFGSVVECDVVKDYAFVHMERMEDAMDAINRLDNTAFKGKLMSVQLSTSRLRTAPGMGDHTGCFVCGKHGHWSKDCPVDRNNSHGDDMRGFGGRGPPRGPQGFGRGGYGMGGAPPNFMAGAAFNRGSYGGGGGAPPPPPPLPPRRPGPEAGDRYGERSSFYERDRVHSSVDYYEKYRARPYGSSYFEERRMSYLPPPPPPPPPSAISKFSSVDPYERRPPPPAPAPPSAAAAAYYAREHNPISRVPVAPAGYAYERKRLSPVTAARGAYMPPRPKEHYMQRYAPY; this comes from the exons ATGGTGAAAATCTTCATCGGCAATCTGGCCTGCAACTCCAGCGTAGATGAGCTGCGGGGCCTCTTCGAGAAGTATGGCAAGGTCACCGAGTGCGACATAGTCAAGAACTTTGGCTTTGTGCACATGAGCAGCCTGGCCGATGCCGAGAAAGCCATCGAGAATCTCAACCAACACCAGCTGAACGGCTGGCGCATAAACGTGGAGCTGAGCAAGGGCAGGCCCAAGTCCAGCACCAAGCTGCACGTGGGCAACCTCGGCGACGGGGTCACGGTGGACATTTTGCAGGCTAAGTTCGAAGAGTTTGGCTCGGTAGTGGAATGTGACGTAGTGAAGGACTATGCCTTCGTTCACATGGAGCGAATGGAGGATGCCATGGATGCCATTAATAGGTTGGACAACACGGCCTTCAAAG GCAAACTGATGAGCGTACAACTGTCCACCAGTCGGCTGCGCACGGCCCCGGGAATGGGAGATCATACCGGCTGCTTTGTCTGCGGGAAACATGGTCACTGGTCGAAAGACTGTCCAGTCGATCGGAACAATAGCCACGGTGACGACATGAGAGGTTTCGGCGGCCGGGGCCCCCCACGCGGTCCCCAAGGTTTTGGCAGGGGCGGCTACGGAATGGGCGGCGCGCCCCCCAATTTCATGGCCGGCGCTGCGTTTAATCGGGGTAgttacggcggcggcggcggcgccccgccgccaccgccgccgctccCTCCTCGGAGGCCCGGCCCCGAGGCGGGGGATCGGTACGGTGAGAGGTCTTCGTTTTACGAGCGAGACCGTGTGCACAGTAGTGTTGACTACTATGAGAAGTACAGGGCTCGCCCTTATGGCTCCAGTTATTTCGAGGAGCGCCGCATGTCCTatctcccccctccccctccccccccacccccttctgCCATCTCAAAGTTCTCGAGCGTGGACCCGTACGAGCGGcgtccgccgccgcccgcgccggCCCCTCCCTCGGCTGCCGCTGCCGCTTACTATGCGAGAGAGCACAACCCAATCAGCCGGGTGCCCGTCGCCCCGGCAGGCTATGCCTATGAGCGAAAGCGGCTGTCACCCGTGACGGCTGCCAGAGGCGCCTATATGCCGCCGCGGCCCAAGGAGCACTACATGCAACGCTACGCGCCGTACTGA